The sequence below is a genomic window from Lolium perenne isolate Kyuss_39 chromosome 7, Kyuss_2.0, whole genome shotgun sequence.
TTTGAGCACCTCCCAacaatggaccatatggaagcccttcttgtgcgtcgccctgaacttctgcaaggcgcgggatacctgcaatcatagcCGCCAATGATGTACAATGACGCAAATTGACGCAATGACGCAAATTGTCTACAATGATGATGGTTCTATCGTCTTTACCACTGTCATGACGCCAGTGCCGCTTACGGGGTTGTTAATAGCATGTTCGACCGCCGAGCAGAACTTGGcagtctcttgtttgatgtagttccatcttttccggagggactcttccgtccgagggcctgtgatatggtagggcgggtgcatcctggtctcgttgtactgctgcaagaccttggcccagtagaccttgcccttttgctGGGCGCCATTGATACAATCTTGGGTCGTTGCCAGCCACGCTTCACACAAACActtgtcctcgtcgtcgacgaagcCTTGTGTCCTGCGGCTCTCCCCATTCTTCTTGGTGGCAATGTCCGTGGGGATAGGCTGTGTTGGCGCGTCGTCGAAGTCGTCCACGcacacgggtgttggctgcgtctgctgggtgccgaacagccgtgcggtctcgatgtcctccgcatcttgcgttGGTGGCCAGTCATCATGCGCGCCTGTCCAGGCCCGATCATCGCGAACGAAGCCGCCGCCGTAGATAATTTCCTGGATGTCTGAATCATGGAGGTCCTTCCAATAGTCCTACGAACGACCGGACATCAGACGCATGATACAGGGCACTCGCACACATTGACAAagctcacgtaccgggtcgtccatcgtcggggcaggcggcgccatttcgtcgaacaggatgcggggctgcggcatgctctcctccggcacctggcgcgtcttctgtgtcgcgcccgggcaggagtcaccgcttctaggcgtccggttgaggtcgggaaccgccgccccggtcaacttcaccggcggcaggccggaggcgaaccgcgacgccgcgtggccctgcaagggagcgggagttccagggcgcagctaggaacttaccgagctgaccgaagaggccggaggagcgacgccggcgatcccctctctcttgatgatcatgtagccctccgctaaggtcggatggagggctacttgcgcgacaccggctttgatctgcatctgccaggcctactggttggcggccgcggcagtcttgatcttctggttcttgcgccgcccgcgacgcttcgcggcctccaggactttctcctccgcggagagcaccttctttgccgccttcggctttgcctcccggccgccgccgtcggcggcccgctttgcttccgccgaAGCTGCAGTGTCCATTCTGGCTATGGccgtggctacgggggagtgtggggcggcggcgggtgcgagggtttgctccgcatccatggcggtagctgcggcggcgaggacgtccatcgcttctgggctgctcgcgccggtctagtttCCAATTTGGCACGGGGAATGGCcagtggcgggaataatatcagcctccagccactgacgcgcgggtcctacgtctttttcggcggacactcggagcgaccgccgagcgtccgcggagacgcaaacctggcgcatatttgggccaggtttgcgtctccgcggacggcccggtcactttgcgtcgccccgctggaataggcccgagacgcatttccggtcacggcggacgacgaccgtttgcgtcgcgccgctggagatgcccttagaagaATGCGGCTACATATATTTTGTGTTAGAATCATCCTTCGTGGAATGTACATAGTGAGCAAATATGGTTGGCATGGCTATGCAAAGTGTTGTTTATCCTGCAAATGGTTTGTTTCGTCATAAAAAACATTCAGTCCTGTTATACGCGTTATAATCCTTTTATATGCATTACAACATGTGAATGAAAATGATTAAACCGATAAAACGAATTTACCATTCCCAAAATAAAATGGAAGGTTTATCATGTTACATAGGCATAGTTGTGGACAAAAGATGTGCCAAATCTCTAAAATCTCCTCCCGTAAATTTCAAGATTGCATTAGCTACTTCATTTAGAAGTTCTAACTTAGAACAGACACACTGCAGAATGCAATTGCTCACATGAGCTTTGCAATAGCAGAACACACGGTTCATATAAGAGATCAGAGAAATATTCTTTTAAAATACACCCTAAAAGGTGTATTTCATTCGATAGAAGAAATGCCAAGAGGAGCAAGTACTCTTCACTCCCCAGGACAGCCATCGTGTATGAGTTCCCATGGCTTCTCGCACCCATAGCAGAACTGAAAACCACACCTGCCATTGGATAAAAGTCAGAAATATAGTTGATCACCCTTGCCATATGAACAAAGTGTTTATTTTTAGTGAAATGGAGTGCATAAACAAAGCACTCAGGATCCATGCTTGATGGCGCCACCCTTGCCTGGGTTGCCGTGATTTTCTAGAGTAATTTTATCTAAAAATCTGACATATTAATCACGTTTGTCCAAACTTTAAAAAATGAGCTTCAACCACTTTTTGGAATTTGAATTTATTTTCTCCTACGATTTTACTACTCCAATGAATATGGCTTATCTTTTTTGTAAGTCAAACTATGTAAAATTTGATCAACTTTTATTAAAAGTACAATACAAATTTAATATTGTTAGATACATCATGAGAAAAGCATTTTTATGATATCTATATAATATCATTGTTGTTAATAGTTCTTTCTGAAGATTTAGTTAGAATTAACTTAGCTTGACTTTTTTCTAAAAAATACTAGGCCGGCTTGTTGATTAGAACGGAGACTGACATCAGAAGTCAGAGGTCGATAGACTGTGGCCTGTAAACTAAACAAGCATATCTCAACGTCGCAAATTCATGTATACGGAAGCAGACGTACCGGCAAGTGATGTGCAGGCAGCCATGGGACTTCTCGACATAGAACCGGCACCGCGGGCAGCGCTTCCACTTCGACTCCCTGGCGGTCTCCACGAGCAGCAGATCATCCCGGCCACGCTCCGCCGCGCCAAGCCGCGCGAACTCCGCGCAGTTCACGCCGGCGTGCCACGGCACCTGGCAATTCGCGCAGAACAGCCGCCGGCACACCTGGCACTCCGACTGCGTCACGCACCCGTCGGACacgtcgtcggccaccatcatctcgGAGCAGTCGGGGAAAGGGCAGTAGGTCCTCCGCGCTGCTATGAACATGGACTCGCACAGCGCGCGGCACCACCGCACGAACAGGTCGCCCGGGAGGGCGGCGCGGCACAGCTCTGGGTCGAGCGCGCCGGCGCAGGACGCGTCGAGGCACCgcacggcggcggcgccggcttcCACCTTGGCGCGGACGTGGCCCGCCAGACACGGCCGACAGAAGGCGTGCGCGCACCCGCTGCCGCCGCGGTGGGCCTCCGACGGCGCCATGGGTTCCATGCAGATGCTGCAGGGGGCGTGCGGCGCCTGCCCCGCGGGTTCCGCCATTGCGGTGGCGCGAGCTTTGGTTGGAAGGTGGGAAATATTTGGTGAGTTTGGAGTTGTGTTGATCGAAACCAGCAACAATATCCTTCTCCTCCGGATGGGAAATGGCATGCGATCTTCTTGTTTTGGAGACAGTATATCCAGTAACTGCCTGATGTGTGATGATTTCTTTGGTTTAGTTGGGATTTAAAGGGTTCATTTCCTTCACATCGGAATGTAAACCTCGCCCGAGTGTTTTACGCGGACGTGTTTAACGCAGCACAGGTTCGGTGCGACTTGGGAATGGGAATGGCCTGCtactgtccctcgtcttctgtgtCTAACCTGAGCCAAATTATGACGAGTAGATCACACAGACTGGTTTAACGTTAGAACCATGTTTTGGGCACAAAAAAATCCTCATAAAAAATGTAACTGTAATTCTCTACATGGTTTTGGATGCTGATTCTGCATTCTTTAGATTTTCGGAATGTAAAAAAACAATGTTAAATGTACACAATGCCACGGGGTTATACTTTCAATAATTCAGGAAAAATGTATAAATATTCATATCACATGCCAAAAGCGCAACAGATACTCCTTTTTACAGGAGACAAACTTTCAAGGTTTTTGGATAATTTAGTTTTTATAGGTTTCTAACGTGTGCATAATTTGTTTTCACTCTAAAAAAAAGTAACGGTACGAGACGACAGCATAAATAACAAGGTTTCAAACGTTCTCATATGAAAATGTAAGAATTCACATTTTTGTAGAGTGTCATAaaggaagaagcagaagcagcatgGCAGATGAATGAGTATCTCGCCCTTCTGCAAATTAACGAATACAAACTAATAGTGGCATATCTCGATAACTTTTATGCACATTATCATTTCATAGcatacatatatgaattggtcacCAATGAAAACCATGCCAAGTTCATATTACAGCGGTTAGGATGTTCCTGTATTTTTTTTTTAAGGAAGATGCAGTCGAAGCTGGAGAAATATTGTCTTTTACATATATACTTTGCCGATATGGCAGAGAAGTGACGCTTTGGACAGGTCTTTGGTCATCCACTTTCAAAATTTGACTATGAATACTGTTCCATGTACATATTGATTGTAATTTTGAAAATCAAGCGTATAAATTTGTCTGAAAATGTTTATATAATCTAATATTTTTATTGATTTTTTTGCATATATTAAAATATGAATTAATGGCCAAATTGACATCTTGAGGACCTTGTCAACATCCAAAAGGTTGTCTGTTCTCCATCGGGTGTCCAACAAAAAAATGGAGGTTATTGGTATCTATGGTCCTGCGGACCATGCTCGTTCCAGGGTTCCTGGACGAGATTTCAGACAAGATAGCTAGGTGTACCCTGCCGATCCTCATGGGGGGGCGACTTTAACTTAATCAGAGCTGCTGAGGATAAGAGCAATGATAACCTTAACTGGACACTGATTGACCTGTTCAACAACAACATTTCTTCTTGGGCTCTGAGGGAGATTCCGCGCACGGGAGCACGGTTTACTTGGTCCAATCACCAGCTCAACCCGGTCCGGTCCGCCCTTGACCGTGTTTTTGTGTCCGCTACTTTTGAAGCTATTTTCCCGCTGTGTTCGCTGTCTGCTGAGACCAGCCTGGGGTCTGATCATATGCCGCTTGTTTTTTACATTGGAGAGGGCTTTCCTGttcgtaccaacatatttttcttCGAGACCAGCTGGTTCAAGCGCCAAGATTTTGTCCCCTTGGTTCAACACTCTTGGGAGAGATTGTTGACCAAGGTGGGTGGCCGCGACATTATCGACTGGTGGACATTTATGTCTTCAGGGCTAAGGCAATTCCTAAGGGGCTGGAATCAGAACCTTGGCAGGGATACCAAGGC
It includes:
- the LOC127318539 gene encoding E3 ubiquitin-protein ligase RSL1-like; amino-acid sequence: MAEPAGQAPHAPCSICMEPMAPSEAHRGGSGCAHAFCRPCLAGHVRAKVEAGAAAVRCLDASCAGALDPELCRAALPGDLFVRWCRALCESMFIAARRTYCPFPDCSEMMVADDVSDGCVTQSECQVCRRLFCANCQVPWHAGVNCAEFARLGAAERGRDDLLLVETARESKWKRCPRCRFYVEKSHGCLHITCRCGFQFCYGCEKPWELIHDGCPGE
- the LOC139833699 gene encoding uncharacterized protein, giving the protein MVLRTMLVPGFLDEISDKIARAAEDKSNDNLNWTLIDLFNNNISSWALREIPRTGARFTWSNHQLNPVRSALDRVFVSATFEAIFPLCSLSAETSLGSDHMPLVFYIGEGFPVRTNIFFFETSWFKRQDFVPLVQHSWERLLTKVGGRDIIDWWTFMSSGLRQFLRGWNQNLGRDTKAEKSAMLTQIAQLDVLADATGLDEDAWASRYHLEEQLLHIYRMGEEEHWRKRGRVRVCGLAPSSWGEEARVSKEENVGLACTFSEAELEAIVKDMKTDTAPGPDGFPVTFFKRFWPQVKHGILLILNDFVLGRIDIARLNFRILSLIPKVPGAEQI